Proteins encoded in a region of the Sugiyamaella lignohabitans strain CBS 10342 chromosome B, complete sequence genome:
- the GPP2 gene encoding glycerol-1-phosphatase HOR2 (DL-glycerol-3-phosphate phosphatase involved in glycerol biosynthesis; also known as glycerol-1-phosphatase; induced in response to hyperosmotic or oxidative stress, and during diauxic shift; GPP2 has a paralog, GPP1, that arose from the whole genome duplication; GO_component: GO:0005737 - cytoplasm [Evidence IEA,IEA]; GO_component: GO:0005737 - cytoplasm [Evidence IDA] [PMID 14562095]; GO_component: GO:0005634 - nucleus [Evidence IDA] [PMID 14562095]; GO_function: GO:0000121 - glycerol-1-phosphatase activity [Evidence IEA]; GO_function: GO:0000121 - glycerol-1-phosphatase activity [Evidence IDA] [PMID 8662716]; GO_function: GO:0016787 - hydrolase activity [Evidence IEA,IEA]; GO_function: GO:0046872 - metal ion binding [Evidence IEA]; GO_process: GO:0044262 - cellular carbohydrate metabolic process [Evidence IDA] [PMID 8662716]; GO_process: GO:0016311 - dephosphorylation [Evidence IEA]; GO_process: GO:0006114 - glycerol biosynthetic process [Evidence IMP] [PMID 11058591]; GO_process: GO:0008152 - metabolic process [Evidence IEA]; GO_process: GO:0006970 - response to osmotic stress [Evidence IDA] [PMID 8662716]; GO_process: GO:0006950 - response to stress [Evidence IEA]), with amino-acid sequence MSSASTPWGSPSSSSTSVATQNYLPPVDMVVDGCLFDLDGTLMLSTECVEMFWHDFGVQHGIDSHKLLQTSHGRRTIDILKIWKPEMANKQISGELEATIPVRWASFATPVPGVRELHDALPPSQWGIVTSGTLPMATGWLKHFLKFAPPQVFITAEDVEEGKPDPAGYKLGAERLGLEKFLVFEDAPAGIKAGKAAGATVIGMATTYTPDIVKAAGADIVIRDLHSVKVNSFDPVTKKLSLTFSNIVA; translated from the coding sequence ATGTCTTCTGCTAGTACTCCTTGGGGCTCGCCCAGTTCATCGTCGACTTCGGTCGCTACTCAAAACTACCTTCCTCCTGTCGATATGGTAGTTGATGGCTGTCTTTTTGATCTCGACGGAACTTTGATGCTTTCTACTGAATGTGTCGAGATGTTCTGGCACGATTTTGGTGTTCAACATGGCATCGATTCTCACAAACTACTTCAAACTTCGcatggaagaagaaccattgatattttgaagatcTGGAAGCCTGAAATGGCTAATAAGCAAATTTCTGGTGAACTCGAGGCTACCATCCCAGTTAGATGGGCTTCTTTCGCTACTCCTGTTCCTGGTGTCAGAGAGCTCCACGATGCTCTTCCCCCAAGCCAGTGGGGTATCGTTACTTCAGGTACTTTGCCTATGGCCACTGGATGGCTTAAGCACTTCTTGAAATTTGCTCCACCACAAGTTTTTATTACCGCTGAGGATGTCGAGGAGGGAAAGCCCGATCCTGCTGGATACAAGCTCGGAGCTGAGAGACTCGGCCTCGAGAAGTTCCTCGTTTTCGAGGATGCCCCTGCCGGAATCAAGGCCGGTAAGGCTGCTGGAGCCACCGTCATCGGTATGGCCACCACCTACACTCCCGACATCGTCAAAGCTGCCggtgctgatattgtcaTCCGTGACTTGCATAGCGTCAAAGTAAACTCTTTCGACCCAGTCACCAAAAAGCTCAGTCTGACCTTTTCCAACATTGTCGCCTAA